A genomic region of Arachis stenosperma cultivar V10309 chromosome 9, arast.V10309.gnm1.PFL2, whole genome shotgun sequence contains the following coding sequences:
- the LOC130951974 gene encoding protein MOR1 isoform X4, translating into MSEEEKLLKEAKKLPWEDRLFHKNWKVRNEANIDLAALCDSITDPKDPRIREFGPFFRKTVADSNAPVQEKALDALIAYLRAADADAGRFGKEVCDAIVAKCLTGRPKTVEKAQAVFMLWVELEAVDAFLDAMEKAIKNKVAKAVVPAIDVMFQALSEFGSKIVPPKRILKMLPELFDHSDQNVRASSKGLTLELCRWIGKDPVKSILFEKMRDTMKKELEAELINVMGTAKPSRKIRSEQDKEPEPETVADVVGPGPTEESGNDAAPQETDEYDLVDPVDILTPLEKLGFWEGVKATKWSERKDAVAELTKLASTKKISPGDFSEVCRTLKKLITDVNIAVAVEAVQALGNLARGLRTHFSASSRFVLPVLLEKLKEKKPTMTEALTQTLQAMHKAGCISLVDIVEDVKTATKNKVPLVRSLTLTWVTFCIETSNKSIITKVHKDYVPICMESLNDGTPEVRDAAFSALAAIAKSVGMRPLERSLEKLDDVRRKKLSEMISGSEDAVPGGSATAPVHGTRGSASSAEISEGAFVKRSAASMLSGKRPVQVAPAPKKGGAAKSGTNKKADGVAQPKVSKSIEPPEDVEPAEMSLEEIETRVGSLVQSDTITQLKSAVWKERLEAISSLKEQVEGLQDLEQSVEILIRLLCALPGWGEKNVQVQQQVIEVITHIASTATKFPKKCVVLCLSGLSERVADIKTRAHAMKCLTTFCEAVGPGFVFERLYKIMKEHKNPKVLSEGLLWMVSAVDDFGVSHIKLKELIDFLKETGLQSSAAATRNASTKLLGVLHRFVGPDIKGFLTDVKPALLSALDTEYEKNPYEGASAAPKKSVKTSDSSSLVAAGGLDSLPREDISGKITPTLLKSLESPDWKVRMESVEAVNKILEEANKRIQATGTGELFGALRGRLIDSNKNIVMATLTTIGNVASAMGPAVEKASKGILADILKSLGDNKKHMRECALNTLDLWLAAVNLDKMVPYITIALTDSKLGAEGRKDLFDWLSRQLSVQSSFAEAAQLLKPASAAMTDKSSDVRKAAEACINEIVRVSGHETIEKIVKDIHGPALALVLEKLKPYGGLQESFESAKAVSVGASKGVQKAGKSTANGVPKHGNKAASSRAVATKGARSEPISVQDIALQSQALLNVKDSNKEDRERMVIRKFKFEDPRIEQIQDLESDMIRYFREDLSRRLLSADFKKQVDGLEMLQKALPSVAKEIIEVLDILLRWFVLQFCKSNTTCLLKVLEFLPELLDTLKDEGYSLTESEVAIFLPCLVEKLGHNIEKVREKMRELTKQFVLVYSASKCFPYILEGLRSKNNRTRIECADLVGFILEHHGSEISGQLKSLQIVASLTAERDNETRKAALNTLATGYKILGEDIWRFVGKLTDAQKSMLDEKFKWKVREMEKKKEGKPGEARAILRRSVRENGSDVAEQSGEVARSLSGPILRKNFGQLEVERQSMPRPMAVASGPTDWNEALDIISFGSPEQATSDPEGSAMDELVKDADRLVACLANKVARTFDFSLTGASSRSCKYVLNTLVQTFQNKRLAYAVKESTLDSLITELLLWLLDDRVPHMDDGSQLLKALNVLMLKILDNADRTSSFVVLINLLRPLDPSRWRSLATNESLASRNQKFSDLVVKCLIKLTKVLQSTILDVDLDRILQSIHLYLQDLGMEEIRRRAGADDKPLRMVKTVLHELVKLKGTSIKGHLSMVPIDSKPQPIILAYIELNLETLAAARMLTASGPGGQTHWGDSATNNSASGTHAADAQLKQELGAIFKKIGEKQTCTIGLYELYRITQLYPKVDIFAQLSNASEAFRTYIRDGLAQMEKNAAAGRTPSSLPMATPPPSSLNISSPDFAPLSPVNTNPLGDAKLNVKPEPTNFNLPPSYNEGNRVNAITSRALGSDYISGDQRNERYTTGVASGTLDEIRERMKAMNDMNNGVPPSQIPHPSEHVGPGNAMQGGVLPMDEKALSGLQARMERLKSGSLEPL; encoded by the exons ATGTCGGAGGAAGAGAAGCTTCTGAAGGAGGCAAAGAAACTGCCATGGGAGGATCGACTATTCCACAAGAACTGGAAGGTTCGCAACGAGGCAAACATCGATTTGGCCGCGCTATGCGACTCCATCACCGATCCAAAGGACCCTCGCATCCGTGAATTCG GTCCGTTTTTTAGGAAGACTGTGGCGGATTCGAATGCGCCAGTGCAGGAGAAGGCTCTCGATGCCCTGATTGCTTACTTGCGAGCTGCTGATGCTGATGCCGGCAG GTTCGGGAAGGAAGTTTGTGATGCCATTGTAGCCAAATGTCTCACTGGAAGACCGAAGACTGTGGAAAAGGCTCAGGCAGTGTTTATGCTCTGGGTGGAATTGGAGGCTGTCGATGCTTTTCTG GATGCAATGGAGAAGGCGATAAAAAACAAAGTTGCTAAAGCTGTGGTTCCTGCAATAGATGTTATGTTTCAAGCCTTAAG TGAGTTTGGATCGAAGATTGTGCCGCCTAAAAGAATTTTGAAGATGCTTCCTGAACTCTTTGATCATTCCGATCAAAATGTTCGTGCATCCTCTAAAGGGTTGACTCTTGAGCTTTGTCGATGGATTGGTAAAGATCCTGTAAAATCAATTTTGTTTGAGAAAATGAGAGATACAATG AAAAAAGAACTGGAAGCTGAGCTTATAAATGTTATGGGAACAGCAAAGCCATCCCGCAAAATAAG ATCTGAGCAAGACAAGGAGCCTGAACCAGAAACTGTAGCTGATGTTGTTGGTCCTGGCCCTACTGAAGAATCTGGGAATGATG CAGCTCCTCAAGAGACAGATGAATATGACCTTGTTGATCCTGTTGACATATTGACTCCTTTGGAAAAGTTAGGATTCTGGGAAGGAGTG AAAGCTACCAAGTGGTCTGAACGGAAGGATGCTGTGGCTGAGCTAACAAAGCTTGCATCAACTAAAAAGATTTCTCCCGGTGATTTTTCGGAAGTTTGTCGGACCTTAAAGAAG CTTATCACAGATGTGAATATTGCTGTTGCAGTTGAAGCCGTTCAGGCTCTTGGCAATCTTGCTCGTGGATTAAGAACCCATTTTTCTGCGAGTTCTCGTTTTGTGTTGCCTGTTTTACTT GAAAAATTAAAGGAGAAAAAGCCCACTATGACTGAAGCATTAACTCAGACTCTTCAAGCGATGCACAAAGCTGGATGCATAAGCCTTGTTGATATTGTTGAAG ATGTTAAAACAGCTACGAAAAACAAAGTCCCCCTCGTGCGATCATTGACCTTGACCTGGGTTACATTTTGTATTGAAACCAGTAACAAAAGTATAATTACTAAGGTGCATAAGGATTATGTGCCTATATGTATGGAG AGCCTAAATGATGGTACTCCTGAAGTGAGGGATGCAGCATTTTCAGCATTGGCAGCAATAGCGAAG TCGGTTGGGATGAGACCTCTGGAGAGGTCACTGGAGAAACTTGATGATGTTAGGAGAAAGAAACTTTCAGAGATGATTTCAGGGTCTGAAGATGCTGTGCCTGGTGGTTCTGCCACAG CACCTGTGCACGGTACACGAGGAAGTGCGTCATCTGCAGAG ATCTCTGAAGGTGCATTTGTTAAAAGGTCAGCAGCAAGCATGCTTAGTGGAAAAAGACCTGTTCAGGTAGCT CCTGCCCCCAAGAAAGGAGGAGCTGCAAAGTCTGGTACAAACAAAAAGGCAGATGGTGTTGCACAACCGAAGGTTTCAAAATCAATTGAACCACCTGAAGATGTTGAG CCTGCTGAGATGAGTCTTGAAGAGATTGAAACCCGAGTAGGTTCTCTTGTACAGTCAGATACCATCACTCAGTTAAAAAGTGCTGTTTGGAAAGAACGTCTTGAAG CTATTTCTTCACTGAAAGAGCAAGTAGAAGGGTTACAGGATCTTGAGCAATCGGTCGAAATTTTGATTCGCTTACTCTGTGCTTTGCCTGGATGGGGTGAGAAAAATGTTCAG GTTCAGCAGCAGGTTATTGAAGTTATCACTCATATAGCTTCAACTGCAACTAAATTTCCAAAGAAGTGTGTAGTACTATGCCTCTCAG GGCTAAGTGAGCGAGTAGCAGATATTAAGACACGTGCACATGCTATGAAGTGCCTAACTACTTTTTGTGAAGCAGTTGGTCCAGGATTCGTATTTGAAAGA CTCTACAAGATCATGAAGGAGCATAAGAATCCTAAAGTTCTTAGTGAGGGACTTTTGTGGATGGTTTCAGCTGTTGATGATTTTGGTGTATCACATATAAAGCTTAAG GAGTTAATTGATTTTCTGAAAGAAACTGGGCTGCAGTCAAGTGCAGCTGCCACTAGAAATGCTTCAACTAAGCTTTTGGGTGTTCTGCATAGATTTGTTGGTCCAG ATATTAAAGGGTTCCTTACTGATGTTAAGCCTGCATTGCTCAGTGCTCTTGATACTGAGTATGAGAAGAATCCATATGAG GGAGCATCTGCAGCTCCCAAGAAATCAGTCAAAACATCAGACTCGTCTTCCTTAGTTGCTGCTGGTGGGTTGGATAGCTTGCCTCGTGAAGACATTAGTGGAAAGATTACTCCGACTCTCCTGAAGAGCTTGGAAAGTCCTGATTGGAAG GTTCGTATGGAGTCAGTTGAAGCTGTAAATAAAATACTGGAAGAGGCTAATAAGCGCATTCAGGCAACTGGAACTG GTGAGTTGTTTGGTGCTCTTAGGGGGCGACTCATTGATAGCAACAAAAATATAGTCATGGCAACCTTGACAACAATTGGTAATGTTGCATCTGCGATGGGACCAGCTGTAGAGAAGGCAAGCAAG GGTATTCTGGCTGATATATTGAAATCCCTTGGTGACAACAAGAAGCACATGAGAGAATGTGCACTGAATACTTTGGATTTGTGGCTTGCTGCTGTTAATCTTGATAAAATG GTTCCTTATATTACAATTGCTTTGACGGATTCTAAACTTGGTGCGGAAGGGCGTAAAGACCTTTTTGATTGGTTATCTAGGCAACTTTCTGTGCAAAGCAGTTTTGCTGAAGCTGCACAACTTCTGAAGCCAGCCTCTGCTGCAATGACA GATAAATCATCAGATGTTCGCAAGGCAGCCGAGGCATGCATTAATGAGATAGTGAGAGTTAGTGGGCACGAAACG attGAAAAAATAGTTAAGGACATTCATGGACCAGCTCTAGCTTTGGTTCTTGAGAAGTTGAAACCATATGGAGGCCTTCAAG AATCATTTGAGTCTGCTAAGGCAGTTTCAGTGGGCGCATCAAAAGGTGTTCAAAAGGCTGGGAAATCAACTGCTAATGGTGTTCCAAAACACGGAAATAAAGCTGCATCTTCG CGGGCTGTTGCAACAAAGGGTGCTAGGTCTGAGCCTATCTCTGTCCAAGATATAGCgcttcagtctcaagctttatTAAATGTTAAGGATTCAAATAAG GAAGATAGAGAACGAATGGTGATTCGAAAGTTTAAGTTCGAGGACCCACGCATTGAGCAGATTCAAGATCTAGAG AGTGATATGATTAGGTACTTCAGAGAGGATTTATCTAGGAGACTCTTAAGTGCAGATTTTAAGAAGCAAGTTGATGGACTAGAAATGCTACAAAAG GCACTTCCTTCCGTTGCAAAGGAAATTATAGAAGTTCTAGATATACTTTTGAGGTGGTTTGTTTTGCAGTTCTGCAAATCCAACACGACCTGTCTATTGAAG GTGCTAGAATTCCTTCCTGAACTGCTTGACACCTTGAAGGATGAGGGATATTCTTTGACAGAGTCTGAAGTAGCGATATTTCTTCCTTGCCTAGTAGAGAAG TTAGGGCATAACATCGAGAAGGTTCGAGAAAAAATGCGGGAGCTGACAAAACAATTTGTTCTTGTATATTCTGCATCTAAATGTTTCCCTTATATATTGGAGGGTTTACGCTCTAAGAACAACAGAACTCGAATTGAATGTGCTGATCTTGTTGGATTTATCCTCGAACATCATGGTTCAGAG ATTAGTGGGCAACTAAAGTCACTGCAAATTGTTGCAAGTTTGACAGCAGAGCGAGATAATGAAACAAGGAAAGCCGCATTGAATACACTAGCCACTGGATATAAGATTCTTG GTGAGGACATATGGAGAtttgttggaaagctaacagaTGCTCAAAAAAGCATGTTAGATGAGAAATTTAAGTGGAAG GTTCGCGAGATggaaaaaaagaaggaaggaaAGCCAGGGGAAGCAAGGGCTATTTTAAGACGCTCTGTCAGGGAGAATGG GTCTGATGTTGCTGAGCAGAGTGGTGAAGTGGCTAGATCTCTTTCTGGTCCAATTTTGAG GAAAAATTTCGGTCAACTGGAGGTTGAGAGACAATCAATGCCGCGCCCCATGGCCGTTGCTAGTGGCCCCACAGATTGGAATGAAGCACTTGATATTATTTCTTTTGGTTCTCCTGAGCAA GCCACTAGTGATCCTGAAGGCAGTGCTATGGATGAACTTGTAAAAGATGCAGATAGACTAGTTGCCTGCCTCGCTAATAAG GTTGCAAGGACTTTTGATTTCAGTTTGACAGGAGCTTCATCAAGATCTTGTAAATATGTGCTCAACACTCTGGTGCAG ACTTTCCAGAATAAACGTTTGGCATATGCTGTGAAGGAGAGCACTCTTGACAGTCTTATTACTGAGCTTCTTCTGTGGCTTTTGGATGATAGGGTTCCTCATATGGATGATGGAAGCCAGTTGTTGAAAGCACTGAATGTGTTGATGCTTAAGATTTTG GATAATGCAGATCGGACTTCATCCTTTGTTGTCCTAATAAATCTTTTACGTCCGTTAGATCCATCAAGGTGGCGTTCACTGGCAACAAACGAATCATTGGCCTCTAGAAATCAGAAATTTTCTGATCTGGTTGTGAAATGCCTCATCAAGCTTACAAAG GTTCTTCAGAGTACCATTCTTGATGTTGATCTTGATCGCATACTTCAAAGCATCCATTTGTATCTGCAAGACTTGGGGATGGAGGAAATTAGGAGAAG GGCTGGTGCTGATGACAAACCCTTACGAATGGTGAAAACTGTTTTGCATGAGCTTGTCAAGCTTAAAGGCACATCAATAAAGGGACATCTTTCAATGGTTCCTATTGATTCAAAACCACAACCCATCATCCTTGCCTACATTGAACTTAATCTTGAG ACACTGGCTGCTGCAAGAATGTTGACTGCATCTGGACCTGGTGGACAAACTCATTGGGGTGATTCTGCAACAAATAATTCAGCATCTGGCACACATGCCGCTGATGCCCAATTGAAG CAAGAGTTGGGTGCGATATTTAAGAAGATTGGGGAGAAGCAAACTTGCACAATTGGTCTATATGAATTATATAGGATTACCCAATTGTACCCAAAG GTTGATATATTTGCTCAGCTTTCAAATGCTAGTGAGGCATTCCGCACCTACATCAGAGATGGTCTTGCTCAG ATGGAAAAGAATGCTGCAGCTGGAAGAACACCTTCAAGTTTGCCAATGGCAACTCCCCCGCCATCGTCATTAAATATTTCTTCACCGGATTTTGCACCTCTTTCCCCTGTCAACACCAATCCACTGGGTGATGCTAAATTAAATGTGAAACCTGAaccaacaaattttaatttaccCCCATCATACAATGAGGGGAACCGAGTTAATGCCATTACTTCTAGAGCTTTAGGTTCTGACTACATATCAGGTGATCAAAGAAATGAAAGATATACGACAGGAG TAGCGAGTGGAACATTGGACGAAATCAGAGAGCGGATGAAGGCCATGAATGACATGAATAATGGAGTTCCCCCTAGTCAGATTCCTCATCCATCAGAGCATGTTGGTCCCGGGAATGCTATGCAAGGTGGTGTGCTTCCTATGGATGAGAAAGCTTTGTCTGGGCTTCAAGCCCGGATGGAAAGACTGAAAAGTGGATCCCTTGAACCACTGTAA